The proteins below come from a single Chitinophaga pinensis DSM 2588 genomic window:
- a CDS encoding helix-turn-helix transcriptional regulator, with protein MQPLPSLPFPAYSYKMEEITRSFTKEETTGPVIRYEEVKMDSARMLWYKYTADQEYHIPMRLEKERVELHFKLQGRSGVSYADQHLIMTANQQSIFYQRELEGEYILFPGEESAFFEIEMPMAVFGSLVTDESQFLQNFFHKLQTPRHYLWPGYCMHITPKMHHIITEMHTTTYKGQMKRLFLEAKMIELFLLQVSGYDEEYLQPATLRPQEIDALHAARQYIGQHFAEDCSIISLAGQVGLNQKKLKQGFKVLFGHTIFGYVSHVRMEKAKQLLLDEQKTVGEVAELVGYQHQQHFTAAFRKKYGILPKTLKQ; from the coding sequence ATGCAACCATTGCCATCACTGCCATTTCCTGCATACTCCTATAAAATGGAAGAAATCACCCGTTCCTTTACGAAAGAAGAGACCACAGGTCCTGTGATCCGGTACGAAGAGGTGAAAATGGATAGCGCCCGGATGCTCTGGTACAAGTATACCGCCGACCAGGAATACCACATTCCCATGCGCCTGGAAAAGGAAAGGGTCGAACTGCACTTCAAATTGCAGGGACGCTCCGGTGTATCTTATGCGGACCAGCATCTTATCATGACAGCCAATCAGCAAAGCATTTTCTATCAACGGGAACTGGAAGGAGAATACATTCTTTTCCCCGGAGAGGAAAGTGCCTTCTTTGAAATAGAAATGCCCATGGCTGTATTTGGCTCCCTTGTCACAGACGAAAGTCAGTTCCTCCAAAACTTCTTCCACAAACTACAAACACCCCGTCACTACCTGTGGCCGGGATACTGTATGCATATCACGCCAAAGATGCACCACATCATTACGGAGATGCATACGACTACCTATAAAGGGCAGATGAAAAGACTGTTCCTGGAAGCAAAAATGATCGAACTGTTCCTGTTACAGGTGAGTGGTTATGATGAGGAGTATCTGCAACCGGCTACCCTGCGTCCGCAGGAAATAGATGCCTTACATGCCGCCAGACAGTATATCGGGCAACATTTTGCGGAAGACTGTTCCATTATTTCCCTGGCCGGACAGGTCGGACTAAATCAGAAAAAGCTAAAACAGGGTTTTAAGGTCTTATTCGGACACACCATTTTCGGTTATGTCAGTCATGTGAGAATGGAAAAGGCGAAACAATTATTACTGGACGAACAGAAAACAGTCGGAGAAGTAGCAGAACTGGTGGGCTATCAGCATCAGCAGCATTTTACCGCTGCTTTCAGGAAGAAATACGGTATTCTTCCAAAAACGCTCAAGCAGTAA
- a CDS encoding ABC transporter ATP-binding protein, which translates to MKIFWIYMRPHRWMIALSLFLSGIGQLATMVDPMIFGKIIDDYALHPGNKAQDELVRGVLFWLAIAIGVAMIARLCRSFQEFVMRLVVQRFGMQVFNDGLKQTLRLSYQEFEEQRSGETVALLQKVRNDTERFINAFINILFSSMVGVGFLIWYAVTKHWALVPVFFFGVLVLGTLTGLLSRKMKQIQRAINKETLKLSGSITESLRNIELVKSLGLTFPEIRRLRTFTRNIYDLEIKKVKQVRTLSFIQGTTLNLLRQSILFILLWLIFRKVLSTGELIAMQFISATIFNPLQELGNIIVFYREAESSLQLFDQLMHKPVEQKPASPVELGFLESIRFEDIIFRHQTATQNAMDGISFQAGIGDTIAFVGPSGSGKSTLVKLLLGLYQPVSGEIYFNDIPSGEIRFNQMRRQIGFVSQDTQLFAGTIRDNLLFVKPDATDEEILEALHKASCTQLLARSPHGVNTVLGEGGLKLSGGEKQRISIARALIRHPRLLIFDEATSALDSLTEEAITDTVRNISARREQLNILIAHRLSTIMHADTIYVLEKGKVVETGTHEALLEQKGLYYAMWRQQIGERRSIVQ; encoded by the coding sequence ATGAAGATCTTCTGGATTTATATGCGTCCCCACCGCTGGATGATCGCCTTATCCCTCTTTCTGTCAGGCATAGGCCAATTGGCAACTATGGTAGACCCCATGATCTTTGGTAAGATCATCGACGATTATGCACTACACCCCGGTAATAAAGCTCAGGATGAACTGGTAAGAGGCGTGCTGTTCTGGCTGGCCATAGCCATTGGCGTAGCAATGATCGCAAGACTCTGCCGCTCCTTCCAGGAATTCGTCATGCGTCTCGTCGTACAGCGCTTCGGTATGCAGGTATTCAATGATGGTCTGAAGCAAACCCTCCGCCTTTCCTACCAGGAATTCGAAGAACAACGCAGTGGTGAAACGGTCGCATTGCTGCAGAAAGTACGCAATGACACGGAACGCTTTATCAACGCCTTTATCAATATCCTGTTCTCCTCCATGGTAGGCGTCGGCTTCCTGATATGGTATGCTGTCACCAAACACTGGGCACTGGTACCTGTCTTCTTCTTTGGCGTACTCGTACTGGGTACCCTGACCGGCCTACTGAGCCGGAAGATGAAACAAATACAGCGCGCTATCAATAAAGAAACACTGAAGCTTTCCGGCTCTATTACCGAATCGCTCCGCAATATAGAACTCGTAAAAAGCCTCGGACTGACATTCCCGGAGATACGCCGCCTGCGCACCTTCACCCGGAACATCTATGACCTGGAGATCAAGAAGGTAAAGCAGGTACGTACGCTGTCGTTTATACAAGGCACCACGCTTAACTTATTACGGCAATCTATTCTGTTCATATTACTCTGGCTGATCTTCCGGAAGGTATTAAGTACCGGTGAACTCATTGCCATGCAGTTCATATCTGCCACGATCTTTAACCCGCTGCAGGAACTGGGTAATATTATCGTTTTCTACCGCGAAGCAGAAAGCTCCTTACAGTTATTCGACCAGCTGATGCACAAACCGGTGGAACAAAAACCTGCCAGTCCGGTGGAACTGGGTTTCCTGGAAAGCATCCGTTTTGAAGATATCATATTCCGTCACCAGACTGCCACACAGAACGCCATGGACGGCATCAGCTTCCAGGCAGGTATCGGAGATACGATTGCCTTTGTCGGACCATCCGGTTCAGGTAAGTCTACCCTCGTAAAATTGTTGCTGGGTTTATACCAACCCGTATCCGGAGAGATCTATTTCAATGATATTCCCTCCGGAGAGATCCGCTTTAACCAGATGCGCCGCCAGATAGGCTTTGTATCACAGGATACACAGCTCTTTGCAGGTACCATCCGGGATAACCTTTTATTTGTAAAGCCTGACGCGACTGATGAAGAAATACTGGAAGCCCTGCATAAGGCATCCTGCACACAATTACTGGCGCGTTCTCCCCATGGTGTGAATACTGTGCTCGGTGAAGGAGGATTAAAGCTCTCAGGTGGGGAAAAACAACGTATATCCATCGCACGTGCACTGATACGCCATCCACGTCTGCTAATTTTCGATGAAGCGACATCTGCGCTGGACTCTCTCACAGAAGAAGCTATTACAGATACGGTCAGGAATATCTCCGCCAGAAGGGAACAACTGAACATACTGATTGCTCACCGTTTATCCACTATTATGCATGCGGACACTATCTACGTACTGGAAAAAGGTAAGGTCGTAGAGACAGGCACCCATGAAGCACTACTTGAACAAAAGGGACTGTATTATGCGATGTGGCGCCAGCAGATAGGCGAACGCCGCAGTATTGTACAGTAA